A single genomic interval of Lathyrus oleraceus cultivar Zhongwan6 chromosome 7, CAAS_Psat_ZW6_1.0, whole genome shotgun sequence harbors:
- the LOC127103786 gene encoding secreted RxLR effector protein 161-like: MDSCKVTSTPMGSRLYVDQDESSVSIDITKYLGMVGSLLYLTVSHPNIMFSVCLCACFQANPKESHLTVVKRIIKYLKGTTNVGLWYPKGGICNLVGYSDADYAGSKTDRKSTRGTCHILGNALVSWACKKQACVALSIAKVEYIAADNCCAQILWLNQQLRDYRLDLGCIPLRCDNTSAINITKNPVMHSRTKHIDIRHHFLRDDMLQGDVEVTFMDTHNQLADVFTKPLARESFYKIQRELGILDDCDI, encoded by the coding sequence ATGGATAGTTGCAAGGTAACCTCTACTCCAATGGGATCCAGATTgtatgttgatcaagatgaatcaAGTGTTTCGATTGATATCACAAAGTATCTAGGTATGGTTGGTTCCTTACTTTATTTGACGGTAAGCCATCCTAATATAATGTTCAGTGTGTGTCTTTGTGCGTGTTTTCAAGCCAATCCAAAGGAATCGCATCTCACCGTTGTTAAAAGGATCATcaagtatctcaaaggaacaacaAATGTCGGcctatggtatcctaaaggtGGTATTTGCAATTTAGTTGGTTATTCTGATGCTGATTATGCAGGAAGTAAAACTGATAGAAAGAGCACCAGAGGTACATGTCACATTCTTGGAAATGCATTAGTATCATGGGCTTGCAAGAAACAAGCATGTGTTGCCCTTAGCATTGCCAAAGTGGAATACATAGCAGCAGACAACTGTTGTGCTCAAATACTTTGGCTTAACCAACAACTTCGTGACTACAGACTCGATCTTGGATGCATTCCTCTACgttgtgacaatacaagtgcaATAAACATTACAAAAAATCCGGTCATGCACTCaagaaccaaacatattgacattcGACATCATTTTCTTCGTGATGACATGCTTCAAGGAGATGTCGAAGTCACATTTAtggatactcataatcaactcGCCGACGTCTTCACAAAACCATTGGCACGAGAATCATTTTACAAAATTCAAAGGGAACTTGGGATTTTAGATGATTGTGACATTTAA